A window of Fusarium musae strain F31 chromosome 1, whole genome shotgun sequence genomic DNA:
CAAAAGGAACTTTGTGGTCTCGTCTTGAGGGTGCGAAGATATCAAGTTTCTTGACACCGCCCAGTTGATTTAGCACATTGTCAATAGACCTTCGTACATTCTCGGGAGATCCATCAAGTTGAAACGTATCAGGGTTGTAAGTGCCCTTGATGGCGATCGTGATCTTTTCAGCATCTTCTGGGAATTTTGTGAAGTATGCGTTGATGAGAGTCATGCTGTTATAATCTGGAGGTCCGTAAAATTCCGCGCCGCTCCAGAGATTGCAGCCATTGGCGAAGGCTGTGTGCATGGCTTCAAGAGCCTGATCTAAAGGAGTTGGTTTGGGACGCCAAGTGAAGCCTTCAAAGTTATCAGTCTGGTTGTTTTAAGTGAGTCGAACGACTAAACATACCCATAAGGCCGTATCCGAGAGCGCCGACATGCTTTCCCAGAATTTCGGGCAtatttggtgttgaggatatTTGCATGTGTATGTAATCCAAGCTAGAACTATATGTGTGGACTGGGTGATATCGCGTTGAGAGAGGGGCTGTGAGACTCAGCAATCAATGAGGAAAGATGCGACGGTACTTATACATCAGAAGGATTGGGTGATTGCATTTAATTCAAAGTTCTATGCGACTATCTCGGTTGATTAATCACCCTCCATCTGACCTATAACGGTGTTGTTCGCCACACCCGTTCATCGGGATTGCAGCTCCAAAATGCTACATAAATCCGAGGATGGATCTGACTAAACTTAAGTCCAGCTCGTATCCCGCAACGCAACGCTCTGTGAGTGAGCCCGAAGCCAACAGATCGGGGCTTGCTCTTTACGGAATTGTGTGCTGCCGAGGGGTCCCTTATGGAGATAGAATATTGGATAGTGCTATTGATCCGATCTGATGCGAAGCAGGTCAGGGAGGTAGTTATCTGGAGGAACCCAGTATACGCAGCAAGCTGTCCCTAGTGCTGATACCATCGATATGGCGGTCATCACTCTCGTTAATCAAGGTCAATCAATattccctcctctcctcctctcttTGGCTCAGGTTTAACCACTTCCTCCTCgaagtcttcttcatcttcatactcatcctcagcttcgGATTCCTCTTCAAGGTTTGCGGAGTGCATATCTCGACGCTTAGCAAGAATTCGGGCTCGTTGCTTTCTTCGGAGGATATTCCCCATCTTCCTCGCTGTTCGTCGACCATGCGAAGCATCCGCTGCACGAAGGGCTTGGGGGGGCATAGGCACCAATCCCTGTGCTTGAAGCCACCAATCAGGGTGACCAGTTAGGCCAACTTCTCCGAGGCCTTCTGCAGTTGTGGGCATTACATGTTCATAGTGACAGTCTCGGCCCCATTTGCAGACGCCGTGGTGACACCAGTGTCGACAGGGTAGAGGCAGTTGAGATGATGGCGCCGTAGTGTTGGTTGGAATTTGTCGTGTCTCTTTGAAGGAAGTTGGCCTGAGATGGACTGGCTGCTGTTGGTTGGAGGGATTGTGGCGGCTAGATGAGAGGCCTTTTGCTGGCTTTAGCGGAGACTTCTGAGAATCAAGCTGAGTTGTAGTTGTAGTTGGTTTTGGTTTCTCATAGTAGTTGTGAGATGATGCACCCACTGGGCAAGGACCAGACCGGAACTCAGTGGCCCGCTCCTCTGAAGTGTCCGATTCACCACTAGTCGAAGATCCATCCCTAGTAATGGGAGCGAATCGAAGCTTGTAAGTATCCAGCTCAGCATGAATAACCCCCAAATTTCCCATGTCTCTAGTCTCATCTAGGGACAAACTTCGAGGGGCGCCGACGACTTCGATCCACTCCGGCAGAAggtctgccggaataagggGTACAGCAGTTGCAGGCTGAGAAAGAACTTGGCCGTTGGGCGTGATTTGCTCTGCCCCTGGTCTGACCAGAAAGAACTGGGGTTTGATTCCCATGTTGGCTGGAGAGTGTTGTGTGGTCAAGGGACAGGAGAAAAGTGAAGAAGCAAGTTGTGGGATGTGAAATATGCTAGAGCAAGATTTCAGAGACCAGGTCCTGGGGAGCTCTCTTTATAGAATTTACGCATACAGCTTGTCAGTTTCCTGTTGTCTCATGGGCTCCCGTTTGCTGTGACACAAGTGAGCACGGACAGAGGCTCAGATGCAAACCGAGAAGGCTTTGTAACACCCAGGGGAGGCAACGAAACTTTATGCCTATATCccaagtgacaaaaagacctagctaagTTTAGTGTAACTTATCgattctttataatagccaTTTTTGGCACCATCGTTTAATGTCAAGGGGTTTTCTCGCTCCATGAAGCCTCCACACGAATCTTGACATCCAAACCATCTACGCAGTAACCTAGTTGTCTAGGTCCATCTTTGAGTTCCACTTCTCTTTTGACCCATCGTCCAGGTTTGCCTGCGgtatcctcctcagcaacatgTGTGTAAATTCCTTTGCgttccctctcctcttcggcatcctcctcgtcactGCTATCGCCCTCTTGATCGTCAAAGCCAGCTACAGGGTCCCATTCTCCGGTTTCCCAGATAAGCCCGAGCTTGAGAGGCGGCAGTCCAAACAGTTTTCCAGCGATACCTTTGACGGCATATATATCGTATGATTTGGGGATCTTTTTCACTTTTTCCTCGCCACCTTGAAGATGGAAACCAACAGTAACTAGACGTGCCTCCAGGAAAGCAGGGTTGACCTCCAACCTGCGAACAATATTTGGTTCGCCGTAGATTTTGCAAAGGTCGGCATAGCGAGGGTGATTTGCCAGGACTTCTTGTTCGGCGTCCTCTGGCGCAGCCGCGAGCTGTTTCGCAATCCGCGAAAGATAGAACATCTCAGCGTTACTTCTATCAGCCGGCGTGATCTGGCTGAAATTGAGGGACTTCAGTGACCCAAGACGGGCGACAGTAAACATGTGCGACTCCTCCGAAGATGATGCTTTAGCATCAGCGTCCGCAGCATCGTAGAAGGGGTTGTGGCCAATTCGCAACCCAACTAGACCAGGGAAATGTTTGGGAAGCTGGCTCACAAAGTCCCAGGATTGAATGTTGTTATAGGAGACGTCGAGGTACTGGACAGTATCTGAGAAGATCGGCCCTTCTATACCTTCAGGGGCGATTGACGAAATGTTGTTCCCCTTGAGGTGGATGTTGCGCAGTGATCTGAGAGTTGCAAGGGTGCTGATGTCCACGAGCGTAGTGAATTCGTTGATTTCGAGGTTGATTGATGTCAAAGTGGACGAAAGATTGCCATAGTCCAGTGCAGGGAGAGATTGGAATTGGTTTGATCCAGCATCAAGAGCAGCCAAAGATGGAGACTTTGTTGCGATGTGACAAACTTCCTCCCAGCTCAGCAAGGTTTCCTCGAGCGAAAGTTCCTTGACGCTGTTTACAGCATCGTTTTCTTGATCGTCTAAAACGTTCCGAAATCGATTCCCACTATAACTAGGTCAGCGGCTTGTTTGCCTACGGCCAGAAGGTCATACTTGAGGGTCAGGTGCTGGAGATTTGGTAGCTCACGACAAATTTCGAACACGGGGTCAAGCCGCTCAAATAAATTGCGACTGAGATCCAACTGCGTAATCTTGGGGCACGTCTTTGCAATGATCCCCTCGCTCTCATCGTCTGCTCTCGCACTGGATACCTGGAGGTCCTCGAGAATCACCACAGTGAGCTCACCGATATTGGCTTGCTTACGGCGAATCTTCTCAAACCCCACCTCCTCGGCACGCTTCCCGAAAAACACAATCTCTTCTGCGGCCCTTCTACCATCTGGAAGC
This region includes:
- a CDS encoding hypothetical protein (BUSCO:EOG09261DJC); protein product: MTTTHHVGQRISYDGALCTVRFVGEVSGTTGTWLGVEWDDSARGKHDGCHKGIRYFTCKSKFPTAASFVRPSRPADPPRHFLAAVNHKYASEYTLPDGRRAAEEIVFFGKRAEEVGFEKIRRKQANIGELTVVILEDLQVSSARADDESEGIIAKTCPKITQLDLSRNLFERLDPVFEICRELPNLQHLTLNGNRFRNVLDDQENDAVNSVKELSLEETLLSWEEVCHIATKSPSLAALDAGSNQFQSLPALDYGNLSSTLTSINLEINEFTTLVDISTLATLRSLRNIHLKGNNISSIAPEGIEGPIFSDTVQYLDVSYNNIQSWDFVSQLPKHFPGLVGLRIGHNPFYDAADADAKASSSEESHMFTVARLGSLKSLNFSQITPADRSNAEMFYLSRIAKQLAAAPEDAEQEVLANHPRYADLCKIYGEPNIVRRLEVNPAFLEARLVTVGFHLQGGEEKVKKIPKSYDIYAVKGIAGKLFGLPPLKLGLIWETGEWDPVAGFDDQEGDSSDEEDAEEERERKGIYTHVAEEDTAGKPGRWVKREVELKDGPRQLGYCVDGLDVKIRVEASWSEKTP
- a CDS encoding hypothetical protein (EggNog:ENOG41), with translation MGIKPQFFLVRPGAEQITPNGQVLSQPATAVPLIPADLLPEWIEVVGAPRSLSLDETRDMGNLGVIHAELDTYKLRFAPITRDGSSTSGESDTSEERATEFRSGPCPVGASSHNYYEKPKPTTTTTQLDSQKSPLKPAKGLSSSRHNPSNQQQPVHLRPTSFKETRQIPTNTTAPSSQLPLPCRHWCHHGVCKWGRDCHYEHVMPTTAEGLGEVGLTGHPDWWLQAQGLVPMPPQALRAADASHGRRTARKMGNILRRKQRARILAKRRDMHSANLEEESEAEDEYEDEEDFEEEVVKPEPKRGGEEGILIDLD